One window from the genome of Cyprinus carpio isolate SPL01 chromosome B1, ASM1834038v1, whole genome shotgun sequence encodes:
- the sept3 gene encoding LOW QUALITY PROTEIN: neuronal-specific septin-3 (The sequence of the model RefSeq protein was modified relative to this genomic sequence to represent the inferred CDS: deleted 1 base in 1 codon), giving the protein MTSAERDRYMSEIVPPEVRPKPVVPAKPSHVAPHSSGPFVPSPQGTGGEGRGSALLGYIGIDTIIEQMRKKTMKTGFDFNIMVVGQSGLGKSTLVNTLFKSQVSRRTTSWSRDEKIPKTVEIKAVSHVIEEGGVKMKLTVVDTPGFGDQINNENCWEPISKYINEQYEKFLKEEVNIARKKRIPDTRVHCCLYFISPTGHSLRQLDIEFMKHLSRVVNIIPVIAKSDTLTLDEKTEFKQRVRKELEACGIECYPQKEFDEDMEDKSDNDKIREAMPFAVVGSDKEYQVNGKRVLGRKTAWGVVEVENPNHCEFSLLRDFMIRSHLQDLKEVTHNIHYETYRAKRLNDNGGLHPITSSGQDTQESNL; this is encoded by the exons ACATGTCAGAAATTGTGCCCCCTGAAGTGAGACCTAAACCTGTCGTCCCAGCTAAGCCCTCTCATGTGGCCCCGCATTCTAGTGGTCCCTTTGTGCCTTCACCCCAAGGAACAGGGGGTGAAGGGCGGGGATCTGCATTGCTTGGATACATTGGAATAGACACCATCATCGAGCAGATGCGGAAGAAGACCATGAAGACAGGCTTTGACTTCAACATCATGGTGGTTG GTCAGAGTGGTCTTGGGAAGTCTACTTTAGTGAATACTCTCTTTAAGTCACAGGTGAGCAGGAGGACCACAAGCTGGAGCCGTGATGAGAAGATCCCAAAGACTGTGGAGATTAAA GCTGTATCTCATG TGATTGAGGAAGGAGGGGTGAAGATGAAGTTAACAGTCGTTGACACACCAGGTTTTGGGGACCAAATCAACAATGAAAATTG CTGGGAGCCCATATCCAAATACATCAATGAACAATATGAGAAATTTTTGAAGGAAGAAGTCAACATTGCTCGCAAGAAACGCATCCCTGATACCAGAGTGCACTGCTGCTTGTACTTCATATCTCCAACTGGACACTC GCTTCGCCAGTTGGATATTGAGTTCATGAAACATCTGAGTCGTGTGGTCAACATCATTCCTGTCATAGCCAAGTCTGACACACTCACTCTTGATGAGAAAACTGAATTTAAACAGAGG GTGAGGAAGGAGCTGGAAGCGTGTGGGATTGAGTGTTATCCACAGAAGGAGTTTGATGAAGACATGGAGGATAAGAGTGATAATGATAAGATCAGG GAGGCAATGCCCTTTGCAGTGGTAGGAAGTGATAAAGAGTACCAGGTCAATGGCAAACGAGTTTTGGGCAGGAAGACAGCCTGGGGAGTGGTGGAGG TTGAAAACCCAAATCACTGCGAATTCTCCTTACTCCGTGATTTCATGATTAG GTCCCACCTCCAGGACCTGAAGGAGGTCACTCATAACATCCACTATGAGACGTACCGTGCCAAGAGGCTCAACGATAACGGAGGTCTGCACCCCATCACCTCCTCTGGCCAAGACACACAAGAAAGCAACCTGTGA